In Sander vitreus isolate 19-12246 chromosome 4, sanVit1, whole genome shotgun sequence, the genomic stretch CGTCTACGTCGCCACATTTTTTTCAGCGTGACTAGTAAGAAACCCCGCCCTAAAATGACATCACTGGATAAAGCCGTAGTCGCTAACGGGGCGCCGCCATTTTAACTTCCTGCATCAAAAGAAAGCGAGCCAGTCGCACAGCATTTGTACTCGAAACGTTTTCTTAGTTAGCGTAACAAAAGGGgtctgtcttgtttttgttttttttcagggaGCAAACTAACTACCTCTGTATAGTTTCTGACAGCTTGTGTCGGGTAGTTTCAGCCGGAGAGACGCAATGCCGAGCCACCCGCTGCGTGTAGCGGTTGTGTGCTCGAGCAACCAGAACCGCAGTATGGAAGCGCACAGTATCCTCAGGTAAAGATGAGACGCCGGGAGGAGAACAAAAGGAAAACCACAATGAAGTGAACAAAATCTGCGCGGTATCGAGCCTTTTCCTGAGCCGGTCACGAGTCAAGCCGACACGGTGGCTTGACAGTCCGTCAGGCCTCAACGCAGTTAACAATGGACTCGCTCCTTTTGAGTGTCACACCGGGGCTATGGCGTTCTTTCAACGCTTATTACTGATTTAGGTTTCAGGTTTGCGTTTGCCTAAAGTAAATATCCACACAGATTTTGTTTTCAAACAGATTCATGGTTTTCAAAATACCGACCCAAGTTGGTTTTTATTATTCTCCCCACATGCTGACTAGAGCGCCCCCCCTGGAGGGAATATTCCGGAAGGGAGCAACTGCAGTCTGTGCAACATCGGGTGGCTTAGCCGCTCTGACCAGTCCCCTTATTCTCACACCATTTAGAAAGGTtgtctatatttatttttaaaacaaaggtGTGTGCTGGTCTGGGACTGTCAGACATGTCACACTTGATCTCATTCCCTAAGGCTGTTCTTTTGTCATTGGGAAGCAGTGCACTTCTGTCTAGTACATTTACAGACCAAGATGGTCTTGTGGTtagctgaaataaaaaatttaatttaatttaacgtTTCTATATTAAGAAAAGGTTAATCTCTTATGTAGCAGGAGACGAGGTGGAATGGGCCTATGCACTTTGGTGTCCAGTGGTGTCCTAATTCAGCCTGTGACATAAAATGGGACCATATTGTACATTACATTTATAACTTGTATGTGAGAAGGCAATTTCAATAGCTGACTTCATTGGGTACATTTTTACTTAAGTCGTGGAAAGACGCTGATACTGCATTTGGCTCTTTTGTAATGTTTTCTTGTCTATTGTTGTCAGAAATGGTATGTAATTTACTGTCTTGTCCTTTTTCGTCTGCAGCAAACGTGGATTTGATGTGCGTTCATTTGGGACAGGGTCTCATGTGAAGCTACCCGGTCCTGCCCCGGATAAGCCAAATGTGTATGACTTCAAAACGACATATGTACAGATGTACAACGACTTGGTCCGCAAGGACAAGGAACTGTATCCCCTTCTCACTCACTTTTCCAAACGCACTCACACatgtttatactgtatactggaAGCCAGATAAGTAGACATGACGTATGTACATGTATCGTGTTTAGATATTTATCTTTAGGGGAATTTATGCAAGTGTGATGGCGTTTGAACAGCACAGCAGATGGGACTGCACCGATGGGTAAATCACATGCAGGGATTTTATAATGTGTTAgatatattttgttattaaaccTATAATATACAGTGGGTGGAAATGCATCTTGCAATACAACAGTAAGTGCAATTTGGTGAAGATCATAAGTTTTTGCTGAGACCATCAGATTTGAATCTATATTCACTTCTAAAACCCTAGCTTATATTAAGTGTATTTGCAAGGGTCATGTTACCACTGTTCCTCGCTAGTGCAGTTTCTCTGTTTTTAATATATGAATGTTCATTTTCTCAATTGATATTTTTGCAGTTTGAGTAACACCAGCAAGTTAGACAAAAATATTgtccttttttctgacattctgGTAGTTAGTTGCTGTAACGCTTACACTAAAACTAAAAGGCGAAAGTATCAAGCCACTGGAGGACTCCATTagcaaagaaaaacagtggAGACAAGTAGAAAACACTGACTGAAAAAACCTAGCGGAACATTTAACAAAAGTTAACAGTTTTCCTGTTCAAAGAACTGGCTTTCTGAGTTGCATCTTAAATTTTGAGTAAGATATTGGCTATAGTACCCCAGCGTTTAATAAACTAAGTTCAACAAATGAAGATTAATTACTTGTGTTGGTCCTCATTAGTGAGACTATACGTACACATGCCACCAAACAGGATACTTAAAAATCCTTGGACCACATTACATTATTGTCTTGGAGCTGGAGCCTCAAAACCTGTAATAATTTCAGTCGTGTTTTCTTTGCACATTTGAAAACTGTCAAACTTTGAGTTCATCAAAATTATGGGTTTTACTGTTCCTGTCAATAAGTACTGAGTTGTATTCTTTGGTCTTCATTGATAAACTTCAAGTAATCCATGTCTCCGCTGTCAGTTAGCAGTTTAATGGTAAACCTGCCCCCTTGGTCGGTATATTTTAAGGCTTAATTTATTCCTGTAATGGCTCCAATTTTTCTTTAGATTATTGCTTTGTTTAATTAAAGACTAGGCTAAATGTAGGCATGTTTTTAGAAGTTAAGCTTGTCCAGGGGCATCTTGAGTTATTCTCTTTAAATAGGCTTCCTTTGAAAGTCTAGGCTTAAAAGTAGTAGACATGTGCTTCACCAAATGTTTACCTGCTAATATTACTGTATTGCAGGTGTAAATTTTGCCACCCCACGGTAGGTTGTCTGTATTCCTGCATGTCAAAGGTGCTGTGTTACAAATTGTAAACTAGCTGTCCTGTAAATCCCAATGTATTGTGAATAGAATATGTACATACTTGCCTCTTACAAAAGTATTTGTTGTATTCTTGCAACTTTGCATGGATTTCTTAAAAATATAGTCCACTATTATCGACAATTCACCATGGTGGttggtctttttttatttatagccTATATTTGGCAATGTCTTTTAGGGTGGCCATGTAGTGACAGCAAGATGGActactttggttacattttagaaacatggagtaatataaatgtattaagGACAACAAATGCCGGCTGGGCAGTATCAGAATTGCTTGTTGATAATGTTTCACATTTTACTGTTAGCTCTGAAATGCCAttcttctatttatttattttccttttcacCAGACCACTTGTATGGTAGTTTTTTTCAGACACCACTAGAGGGTGCTGTAGTTTGTCTAATACAAACACTTGATATCATTCAAGGGTATACCCCACAATGCAACAAAACATGCAGTCTCATTCAGACGAATGAATATCTTACTGTATCACACAGTCTTGGCAGGCCTTGCAATCCTGTCTCTGATAGTGTGATGGGTGTGTTGTATTACCTTGAAGTGTGTCTCTCGCTCCTGCTGTGCTCCTTGACTTCCCAACTCTTTAGATACACACAGAATGGCATCCTGCACATGCTGGACCGCAACAAGCGCATCAAATCAAAGCCAGAGCGCTTTCAAAGCTGCAAGGAGAAGTTTGACCTGGTCATCACATGTGAAGAGAGAGTCTATGACCAAGTTCTGGAGGGTAAGGCTTCTCATAATGAATGTATAATCACTGAAGGGATATAGTTGGTAATTCAGAGACCCTTGCAAGAACACTTCTTTGATACTACATACTTACATTTATACCCCACAATGGTTTGTATGCAGACCcaagtttttactttttacttcactctTTCTCTTTCATCTGTTATTGCTCCCCAGATCTGAATTCAAGAGAGCAGGAGACTCTACAGCCTGTGCATGTTATCAATGTAGACATTCAGGATAACCACGAGGAAGCCACGCTGGGCGCCTTCCTCATCTGTGAGCTGTGTCAATGTGTGAGTTTCTCCTACTGGGATTCTTAAATGCTGTTGTACAGGCACACTGAGGGCATAGTACAACAAACACTGTTATGTCATTTATGACATTGTGGTTTAATAATGAAAAAGTATTCAGTATATCTATCTACTTCAGTAGTATGAATAAAATGTTCTTTAAGCCGACCTAATCTGCCATCCAGTTGATTTCCAATATGGGGGATTCAGTGGTCACCTAATGAAAATGCTGCCAATTCTGAAAAGGTGCTATAGGTTCATATATGGTGTGCAGATTGATTTGCGTTTATGCAAGTGAGTTGTGTGGATTCAGGCTGTTTAATGTGCTTCCTCCTCGTTCGCCCCTGCAGATCCAGCACACTGAGGACATGGAGGATGAAATGGATGAGCTCATACAAGAGTTTGAGGAGAAGAGCAACAGGCCTTTTCTTCACACTGtctgtttctactgatacacaATAGAAATTTGCAATAAACACAGACCTGGATCACAAGCAATCAAACAatatggagacacacacacacacacacacacacacacacacacacacacacttcttactCCTCAGTCATCTACAAcactctttatatacagtctatgccacaacacaatacatgcacattgtgtgcctacacacgcatatacacacacacacacacctttgggTTAGGACCTAAAAAATGGCTGCTGGTGATGATGGGTCTTTCCTCTATGCAGAGGACGGACTCGCTGCTCTCGCTCTGCCTTTATTTCTCCGGATCAAGGTTAGGCCAAGGAGGTCCTCCCTCAATCCTAGTCCAGTGAAATCGCTCAACCATGTCTCCTCAGGGAGAGCCATTAACACCCACACCCCTGATTCAACAACTTCTTTATCAGTCCCTTTTGATTTTGTTCAGTACAGCATGTtaatgctgttttttgtttttggcttattatatataattgtaATTCATTTAAGTCAGATTTTTATTTCTGACCTGGAGCAGTGTAATTGTGTAACTTGGGGTCAGACAGGAAGGGGAGAATGAATTGAACtgaatgcatgtgtatgtgcgaCCATGTGTTGTAGATTAGTTTGGATTAAGTTTAAGTGGGTGGGCTAATAATGAATAACCAAACCTAGACCTCTCTAAGGCTCTCCTCCAGTGTGTTTCCAATATAATGTGTTGATTCATATTTAAACTTGGATATGCTGTTTTTCAGGGcatagtatttttttcttttcttttgtaaatGTTAAAGAATTGAAGCATTGTAATTATTTGCAAACTGCGAGCTCAGCTCAGAGTGCCTGATTTTTCTGTATGTACATATGAATCCTCTAAAGAAAGAAACATCTctaaaaaaacatgtcatagCTCTTTATTTGCTTTGTGATATTTAGTTCATGATGGTTTCATGCAAAATGGGTATTGTTATAAAAAACTATTAGCATTCTGTTACATCAATTAACCACTATCAAGCTATAACGTTCTTTCGGCGGATCCTCCGTTCCCACCTAACGTATTGTATATGGAAAAATCTGACACTGACTATCAAGCGAAccatgttaacgttagctgataGAGCTGTCATGTTATTTACACGTGTAATTTAATGTTATAGACCTATTTGTAGACAAGCAGGGGCAACTTCAATTAttgttaaaaatattttacagtaaCGTGTCCAAAGCCAAATGAGAACTTGGTTTAAATATGTTTGCCTGTTGAAATCCTAGActataaacaatatttttttttttttataatcaaagTTGCCCTTACTTGTCCATATTCACCAACTTGTAGTTCACTGACTGAAAACCCCAAAAGTCAACAGTAAATTTTTATCTAGAtagcttttattgtcattgtacagaaaaaaaaataggaggCTACTCCTGATCAGTGCAATAAAAGGACAGGGGACAGGAAAAtaccacagaaacacaaacttcAGCAAACAAACATCTACAGCCTGCAACAAAGGTTCAAgaatataaagtaaaataaatacaatgtaaTTTTGCACTACGATAAGTGTAATTATTGTATATAACAAATAATTTAGTTTGTTACCTAGGCTTGCGATATTTCTTTTCCTAGGACGGCGAAGGCATggcccgccctactctgcctctgattggcggctcaatcagaggcagagggccatgccttcgccatcctaggaaacgcTCATTTGCTCCCCGGATGTAGCTACCTCAGCTTTAATCTGCATACATTAACAGTACGTAAATAATGAGATATAGCTGGCTTACATATAAACTACTATGAAGTAAGATTTGCAGGCTTTCTTACCTTAACAAACTGTTCTGAAAAGAAatattaacgttaacgttacccaaGCAAccgtcagtttaaaaaaaaaaaattacattttcgaATTGAAATAGTTGTGCTGTTCTGCTAACACGTTGCGGTAGCTGATAGTTACCATGGTAACCTATTTTGTTTATTATAAGCAAAACAACAATGATTTGTTAATACCTGACTGGGAAAATCCATCACCAACTCTTCCCCAGTGGTGTTGGACAGCTGAGCACGTCGGACAGAGAAGGCAAAACAGCCAGTCTCGGGGAGCCCCGTTTTCTTATCTTGGATCGAAAGCACTAGCTAACTGTAACGGTAGTAAGTAACGCTAACTATATTACGCTAAAGATTTTAACGCTTTTCCGTCGACAGTTATAAATCGATAACAATTAAGCTAGTTAATCAGCAGTTTAACGTGTCTTTCCCCTAGTGTTTTGGAATATTAGCTGCAGTGTTGTGGTGTGTAGCGATATCTCAGCTGACTTTTCTTGTTCCACACCGACTTTTCCGACAGAAATGAACGCGCTTTTTTGCCGCTTTCACAACTTCATCCTCCCGTTAGTGCGAGGGGCGGACGGTGTCTGCGCATGCACCTGTGGAAGGTAAGATACAATCCAGCCGTAACGTTACTGAATGAGTCCTTATAATGTGGTGAGTGAGACACACTCGCCGCTAATATTCCTAAACTTGCTTTAATGGCTGCTGTGAGTTGCTAAGCTAAGTGGACAGTGAGCTCCAAAAAGGCTACTGCAATTCAAGAAGCCCTAGCTAAGTCACATTTAGCGTTTATTATGACTTCCCACCATGAATCCTGAGTATTTGTCTCATGGCTTTCAGTTCAGTATATGGATTTTCAGTGAGTTActcactctctgtgtgttggtGGGAGATGTTCAGACAGTGTGCTGCTGATGCAGAGGGATCATGGAGAACACCCACACCTGTTCCCTCTGGTTTCTGTGACTTTAGgtggtgtgtggttgtgtttaaCCCATGACCTGTCAAACCCCAGGGGTCATACAGGCCAGCTGTTGATGATGTGTCTGTGCTGCTGTTATAGACAATGTAATGAAGTTGCACTTACATTGTGGCATTATGGTGGAAACCTTTACTTAAAGATGCACCAATATATCAGCAATGATATTAGCCGCTGTCAGCATGAATTGTTTTCCCAATATTTGTAAGACTGTGatagatgatgatgaagatattTTTGATCTTTTTGGGAGATTATCAATTAGTTCAACTGTTAAATTATCTTCAGCATTAAAAGTGTGTTAAAgtatttcaaagttttttttattctgaaaacttgacattttggaaacatAATATTCAAATGCATATTCTTATACTGGTATTGTACAACAAGGAAGGGAAGATATCTTCAGAATTATGGATTCATTTTTGTCTTTACTTTTCTGTGTGCAAATCTCCCACCACTAGCTTCTGCTTTGTCTGTTGCAGGCATCAAGTCTATCATGTTGTTTCATATAATGGGGCCCAGTCCATGATGGATTCCAGCGAAAACTACGTTGTAAGTGACATCATGGCCCGGCAGGAGATGAATCTGATAGTTGGACTGCTCTTGGGCCTCTGCATCAGCTTGTTCTTGCAGTGGCTGCTCGGAGTTTGCCACTCACGGCTCAAATACTGGATCTCAAACCAAATAAATGGTGAGTAAGAAGATGTCAACTGAAACTGAACTTGCATGTGGGAAAGTTTGTGTTTCTATAGAAAGGCCCTTTGCAgtgattatacagtatatgaaacatttatactgtatatttaagcTATAGTATTCTTGTAAGTGAAAGTATCCAGCCTGATGTCACAGCAAACTCATTCTTTGCTGGACAAAAACGGTTGCGTTTCTGGTCTGTGATGTATAGAAAATAGCACACAAAAATCTTACCCCTAACTTGACCGAAAATAATTTTACAtaccctcctccacctcctaaCTTATTTTCACTGTTCCTGTGATAATAGCTCTGAGTAACTGTCAGGAACCAAGCAAGAAAGGCAGAAGGACaaatgtgtaaaaaagaaacatttttttaacaaagttCCACATTTTggtaacaaatgacaaaaatgaataaatgttaaTACAACATAAGAAACTAGAGAAAACAGCTAGAGTTAGGGCCCAAACAGAAAGGAAGTCAACTAAGCAATAAAGAAACTAAAGCTtcaacctaaccctaaccaaacgGACCTATCTTCTAAATGACACACAAGGGGGTTATGGTgcattccatttacctcggaactcggagctgggaatgacgtcacagcTGAGTTGACAAGTCAGAAGATTTTCACTGTGGTGCAAGCTCTAGCCAGGTAGGCCATTGTTAGCGATAGAAGTTGATAACAATTGAttacgctgtttttttttatagaagttggacaggactgtgtgtacaaCTGATTtggtgagacacaaataagacagaaccGCTAATAAACtctgttactacagctttcactactgttgatgcacggcgcagccatgttggattttgagctcaGGATAGGCCTATTGTCAGGTTGTCTGAGTTCCCAACTCGGATATCAGAGTTCAGGGGgcgtttccgactttgacctcaaaaaaaaatctgacttccgagtacaaatggaacgcactattctATACACACATGACCAGGCTTCACATGTGGAGCCTAACTACATCCATATATTTCTTTCTAATGCCATCAAAATGAGATGTTTTCACCCTCTCCTTACTATCCATGTGATTTATCCCTCccccttgcacacacacaaagacaaatttAAGAGCTTTTCATCAGCCCaatttctctgtctttccttcCAGATGGGGATTTCTGGTCATGGATGCCCAAATTCAGTAACACAACGGAGTTGTTCAGGCAGttacatcca encodes the following:
- the ssu72 gene encoding RNA polymerase II subunit A C-terminal domain phosphatase SSU72, which codes for MPSHPLRVAVVCSSNQNRSMEAHSILSKRGFDVRSFGTGSHVKLPGPAPDKPNVYDFKTTYVQMYNDLVRKDKELYTQNGILHMLDRNKRIKSKPERFQSCKEKFDLVITCEERVYDQVLEDLNSREQETLQPVHVINVDIQDNHEEATLGAFLICELCQCIQHTEDMEDEMDELIQEFEEKSNRPFLHTVCFY